The Styela clava chromosome 10, kaStyClav1.hap1.2, whole genome shotgun sequence genome window below encodes:
- the LOC120338360 gene encoding uncharacterized protein LOC120338360 — translation MMFYIFILLLAEIHSTRGHGSHNIPVCRQVEELYRSLCSESQESDVSEQPVSIQGSPGKRGPPGLKGDVGTRGPVGPPGNVDYENILTEIDTKFREFRNVNEQIIQNLTQHIQQLTMKINLMEIDLGNLLKLRGRCDIRYGHRCFWLEKRHPQFNYEKAVQICTDRNGYPANIYSKDHNDMIMAYLRSNIASNLDYIYVWIGMYQSRGQVYFVDGNRAPYVQWLGGKDLRYRAMCIFQLRSPTTRKDKRVGTHTWLASRTRLGVICET, via the exons ATGatgttttacatttttattttgttactcgCTGAAATCCATTCTACACGAGGACACGGAAGTCATAACATCCCTGTTTGCAGACAGGTTGAAGAACTTTACAGGAGCCTTTGCTCTGAGTCTCAAGAG TCCGACGTATCAGAACAACCAGTAAGTATACAAGGTTCTCCTGGTAAAAGAGGTCCACCAGGATTGAAAGGGGATGTTGGAACACGAGGACCAGTTGGCCCACCAGGAAATGTTGACTACGAAAATATTTTGACAGAAATCGATACCAAGTTCAGAGAAT TCCGAAACGTGAATgaacaaattattcaaaacttgACGCAACACATCCAACAATTAACTATGAAAATCAACCTTATGGAAATTGACCTCGGAAATCTTTTAAAACTGA GAGGAAGATGCGATATTAGATACGGCCACAGATGCTTCTGGTTGGAAAAACGACATCCCCAATTCAACTACGAAAAAGCTGTACAGATTTGTACCGATAGAAATGGGTATCCTGCTAATATATATTCGAAAGATCACAATGATATGATCATGGCATATCTCCGATCTAATATTGCATCTAACTTGGATTATATTTATGTCTGGATTGGCATGTACCAGTCG AGAGGACAAGTTTACTTCGTTGATGGCAATCGAGCACCATACGTTCAATGGTTAGGTGGGAAAGATTTGCGTTATCGTGCCATGTGCATTTTTCAACTAAGAAGTCCAACTACTAGAAAGGATAAACGTGTTGGCACGCACACTTGGCTTGCTTCTCGGACAAGACTTGGCGTCATATGCGAAACCTAA